A window from Streptobacillus canis encodes these proteins:
- a CDS encoding ShlB/FhaC/HecB family hemolysin secretion/activation protein translates to MQATEIDRIIYNGKEESLAVSLNSDLKSGKSLDVSKIDELVSNFKYVKSNNIDVKIEPSNIEDKSNIVITNVKSNPFKLSLSFDNHGEDVEEGKYRYNISTGLEGLILNEKLDISYTFVRPILPNRKEGKSIDELLPGEELEEVKDKRRARRNENLNINLSFPII, encoded by the coding sequence ATGCAAGCCACAGAAATAGATAGAATAATATACAATGGAAAAGAAGAAAGCTTAGCTGTAAGTTTAAATAGTGATTTAAAAAGTGGTAAGTCCTTAGATGTATCAAAAATAGATGAATTAGTATCTAACTTTAAATATGTTAAAAGTAATAATATAGATGTAAAGATAGAACCATCTAATATAGAAGATAAATCAAATATAGTAATAACTAATGTAAAGAGTAATCCCTTTAAATTATCACTATCATTTGATAATCATGGAGAAGATGTTGAAGAAGGTAAATATAGATATAATATTTCTACAGGTCTTGAAGGTTTAATATTAAATGAAAAACTAGATATATCATATACTTTTGTAAGACCTATATTACCAAATAGAAAAGAAGGTAAAAGTATAGATGAACTACTTCCAGGAGAAGAACTAGAAGAAGTGAAAGATAAAAGGCGTGCAAGAAGAAATGAAAACTTAAATATTAATCTATCTTTTCCAATAATTTAA
- a CDS encoding autotransporter domain-containing protein: MNIYKRLAVVTLGVSALLSCSSIQKENIGKQDSVLEFSFTDKQISKESKDKLDSIIENKELNILDYYDANNFKFNGSYLYQGETLHLNKKIAQNVIVESVKAKNPVIVIDENDKRYSKYTENIDGKIKVENIENNKKRITFLNQNAAYITLRDNKGNTREIMLNQSVDIVKSPTIENGTRYRDLKKGYDNGRISYQVLTNNGGYEDKKYLEDLKKNPLLKYSDLDDLVGIKGVEIEDSLGNKVTKNIDFGIKLSDYKDKYEEILTDLDKTTLKFSKDGKTVTGGFNPDIVEKLSRYEESTSKGNSSLEFVTEILDKDKTKIGKHKVARKILRNGVEIYRKEELAYVGFYGTTVAVADSSFYNVSPEVEARLIRMRPKGTDTNKENADDKFIDLDRPHGEVVIGSMIDEIATSERQFLTSAINAGALKGLLALGAKRDLELVSGNDDLLIKQIENQYRLFLTRSAAFLDSELFYGRARTFKEKIDDYSNLKEEIKKLPEEEKVNKLKEYYNQALDLLEDVIAIDEVSKLGATDLHFKAIAIENSQGGLEPGIVGKYLNKILEDDKNVKAINMSYGSEYSYEEYIAIRDMSLEDKKRAVAAYNDPDNAEFRVAVQTWLADNDFGDISRYEEHYPGELNIPSMLNYFRNKEKITVTDYQKLLDLRMLSLSQVLKSAAELIASNKDVLMVRAQGNTLNNSNSTEVDLINFNSDGTKTKYLDGNRKYNNPFTSLPSYLNEKDRERAEAEGKEYKYNYNYRKNLLGVIGLADKRLTTGSGATEDISEVFGLNTSTSGGLYNKLRGFVHYQDSYYQMLRETLEDIKRNPDKYPKGYEEEIKVQIATIDRNSELETEDIDGRPFLMSFTRAGAAKLWTVAGEGMVTYIKKLTEEEKKYKEKSKDRGELIEFDTLGLNLFESGSSFSAPRITAIAGEIGTKFPWMSAQQIKQTILTTALDDARFKRNQEGNAVIVGLYGPDENIGWGISNKEMAYRGPARFVRALTLETGDEDFVANIPYGTYTFGNDIAGALDPYLYMYTRKALTGTEFLALNTTKDLTFEEILDPSFDTNEKTRKLAELLKEAKVTKADYFAKLYKKVDKYMDELPEDERELFVDAGLVKKGNGTLVLSGSNTYTDPTIVEAGTLILRGDSKSPFVVHRDAKLKLDMINLEAIKNTLLDDDEEEYRAKIDADVINRGELYSYSTADRIDGSYTPLDGSRTYIAAIANLQVNELNLDDTSRFNFNIFRKKGMNIFKTPELIDPDTKPKKDELEGIISANNDEKEVLSVSKIAKKNLGKVKLGTFEYTPFVSLEVSTKDIEDDSENVSLVAKLIRKNKIAPLSLGARFRNRVIDSLETAVDKEKVNTDLNNLDWMSENELNGEILANSQLLGYKLLEKKNKTLKERLELKGKEKKISIFTDSINEAQFKFNKEKDKFIISNGFILGGYYTSKYNVTGLSLNYSNSVLFDYKLGLEENKDPIRTDLSEEERKIELEKRKVEELSGNVYGNNVGLSIYNKFDYNKGYLTSLFNIDYLTKNTVRKIESRDVKNYESSDIILNANLEGGYKFKLLNDKLDVEPFVSTDLITYIKGSFNENREFGYSSDSETFFKANTTLGARVRGYINEKGSIGANISYTKYLTDTLLKSKVELKEYEFKDTAKGLKLDDNVFNYGIDGRYNINDKFELKVSYQGRNLRSHGISLGIRAEW; encoded by the coding sequence ATGAATATATATAAAAGGTTAGCGGTAGTTACATTAGGGGTATCAGCTCTTTTAAGTTGTAGCAGTATTCAAAAAGAAAATATTGGAAAACAAGATTCAGTGTTAGAATTTAGTTTTACAGATAAACAAATATCAAAAGAATCAAAAGATAAATTAGATAGTATTATAGAAAATAAAGAATTAAATATATTAGATTACTATGATGCTAATAACTTTAAATTTAATGGAAGTTATCTATATCAAGGAGAAACATTACATTTAAATAAAAAGATAGCGCAAAATGTAATAGTAGAAAGTGTCAAAGCTAAAAATCCAGTAATAGTTATTGATGAAAATGATAAAAGATATTCTAAATATACTGAAAATATAGATGGTAAAATTAAAGTTGAAAATATAGAAAATAATAAAAAAAGAATAACTTTTTTAAATCAAAATGCAGCTTATATAACGCTTAGAGATAACAAAGGGAATACTCGTGAAATAATGTTAAATCAAAGTGTAGATATAGTTAAATCGCCAACTATAGAAAATGGTACAAGATATAGAGACCTAAAAAAAGGTTATGATAATGGAAGAATAAGTTATCAGGTGTTAACTAATAATGGTGGTTATGAAGATAAAAAATATTTAGAAGATTTAAAGAAAAACCCTTTATTAAAATATTCAGATTTAGATGATTTAGTTGGAATTAAAGGAGTAGAAATAGAGGATAGCTTAGGGAACAAAGTAACAAAAAATATAGATTTTGGAATTAAATTGTCAGATTATAAAGATAAATATGAAGAAATACTAACAGATCTTGATAAAACAACTCTTAAGTTTAGTAAAGATGGGAAGACTGTTACAGGAGGATTTAATCCTGATATAGTAGAAAAACTATCAAGATATGAAGAAAGTACAAGTAAAGGTAATTCAAGTTTAGAATTTGTAACAGAGATTCTTGATAAAGATAAAACTAAAATAGGAAAACATAAAGTTGCTAGAAAAATTTTAAGAAATGGTGTTGAAATATATAGAAAAGAAGAATTAGCATATGTAGGTTTTTATGGTACTACAGTAGCAGTAGCAGATAGTTCATTCTATAATGTTTCTCCAGAAGTTGAAGCAAGATTAATAAGAATGAGACCTAAAGGAACGGATACAAATAAAGAAAATGCAGATGATAAATTTATAGATTTAGATAGACCGCATGGAGAAGTTGTAATTGGTTCAATGATAGATGAAATAGCAACAAGCGAAAGACAATTTTTGACGAGCGCAATTAATGCAGGTGCATTAAAAGGGTTATTAGCATTGGGTGCTAAAAGAGATTTAGAATTAGTATCAGGTAATGATGATTTACTGATTAAACAAATTGAAAATCAGTATAGATTATTTTTAACAAGATCAGCAGCATTTTTAGATTCAGAACTTTTTTATGGTAGAGCAAGAACTTTTAAAGAAAAAATTGATGATTATTCTAATTTAAAAGAGGAAATAAAAAAATTACCAGAAGAAGAAAAAGTAAATAAATTAAAAGAATACTATAATCAAGCTTTAGATTTGTTAGAAGATGTAATAGCCATAGATGAGGTTTCAAAATTAGGAGCGACAGATTTACATTTTAAAGCTATAGCTATTGAAAATTCACAGGGAGGATTAGAACCTGGAATTGTTGGAAAATATTTAAATAAAATATTAGAGGATGATAAAAATGTTAAAGCTATAAATATGTCTTATGGATCAGAATATTCGTATGAAGAATATATCGCTATAAGAGATATGAGTTTAGAAGATAAGAAAAGAGCTGTGGCTGCATACAATGATCCTGATAATGCTGAGTTTAGAGTTGCTGTTCAAACTTGGCTTGCAGATAATGATTTTGGAGATATTTCTAGATATGAAGAACACTATCCAGGTGAATTAAATATACCTTCAATGCTTAACTATTTTAGAAATAAGGAGAAAATAACAGTAACAGATTATCAAAAATTATTAGATTTAAGAATGTTATCATTAAGTCAAGTACTTAAATCTGCAGCAGAATTAATAGCTTCAAATAAAGATGTATTAATGGTAAGAGCGCAAGGAAATACTTTAAATAATAGTAATTCAACAGAAGTAGATTTAATAAACTTTAATAGTGATGGAACGAAGACAAAATATTTAGATGGTAATAGAAAATATAATAATCCATTTACAAGTTTACCAAGTTATTTAAATGAAAAAGATAGAGAGAGAGCTGAAGCAGAAGGTAAAGAATATAAATATAACTATAATTATAGAAAAAATTTATTAGGAGTAATAGGACTTGCAGATAAGAGACTAACAACAGGTTCTGGAGCAACAGAAGATATATCAGAAGTATTTGGATTAAACACTTCGACAAGTGGAGGGTTATATAATAAATTAAGAGGATTTGTTCATTACCAAGACAGTTATTATCAAATGTTAAGAGAAACTTTAGAAGATATAAAAAGAAATCCTGATAAATATCCTAAAGGTTATGAAGAAGAAATTAAAGTTCAAATTGCAACAATAGATAGAAATTCTGAACTTGAAACAGAAGATATTGATGGTAGACCATTCTTAATGTCATTTACAAGAGCTGGAGCAGCAAAACTTTGGACTGTAGCTGGTGAAGGAATGGTAACATATATTAAGAAATTAACAGAGGAAGAAAAGAAATATAAGGAGAAATCAAAAGATAGAGGAGAATTAATAGAATTTGATACATTAGGTTTAAATCTATTTGAATCGGGTTCAAGTTTTTCAGCTCCAAGAATAACTGCTATAGCTGGAGAAATTGGAACTAAATTCCCTTGGATGAGTGCACAACAGATAAAACAAACTATACTAACTACCGCACTTGATGATGCACGTTTTAAAAGAAATCAAGAGGGAAATGCTGTTATTGTAGGATTATATGGTCCTGATGAAAATATAGGGTGGGGTATATCTAATAAAGAAATGGCATATAGAGGACCTGCAAGATTTGTAAGAGCACTAACTCTTGAAACAGGAGATGAAGATTTTGTTGCTAATATTCCATATGGAACGTACACTTTTGGTAATGATATAGCGGGAGCTTTAGATCCATATCTATACATGTATACAAGAAAAGCATTAACAGGAACTGAATTTTTAGCATTAAATACAACTAAAGATTTAACATTTGAAGAGATACTTGATCCTAGTTTTGATACAAATGAAAAAACGAGAAAATTAGCAGAATTATTAAAAGAAGCAAAAGTTACAAAAGCAGATTATTTTGCTAAACTATATAAAAAAGTAGATAAATATATGGATGAATTACCAGAAGATGAAAGAGAGTTATTTGTTGATGCAGGACTTGTAAAAAAAGGGAATGGGACTTTAGTTTTATCAGGATCTAATACATATACAGATCCTACTATAGTAGAAGCAGGAACTTTAATATTAAGGGGAGATTCTAAATCACCATTTGTAGTTCATAGAGATGCTAAATTAAAGTTAGATATGATTAATTTAGAAGCTATAAAAAATACATTATTAGATGATGATGAGGAAGAATATAGAGCTAAAATAGATGCAGATGTAATCAATAGAGGAGAACTTTATTCATATTCAACTGCGGATAGAATAGATGGTTCTTATACCCCACTTGATGGATCACGTACATACATAGCTGCAATTGCTAATCTTCAGGTAAATGAATTGAATTTAGATGATACATCAAGATTTAATTTTAATATATTTAGAAAAAAAGGTATGAATATATTTAAAACGCCAGAGTTAATAGATCCAGATACTAAACCTAAAAAAGATGAACTTGAAGGAATAATATCAGCAAATAATGATGAAAAAGAAGTTTTAAGTGTTTCAAAAATAGCTAAAAAGAATTTAGGGAAAGTTAAGTTAGGAACATTTGAATATACTCCATTTGTTTCATTAGAAGTATCTACAAAAGATATTGAAGACGATAGTGAAAATGTATCTTTAGTAGCTAAATTAATAAGAAAAAATAAAATAGCTCCATTAAGTTTAGGTGCAAGATTTAGAAATCGTGTAATAGATTCGTTAGAAACAGCGGTTGATAAAGAAAAGGTAAATACAGATTTAAATAACTTAGACTGGATGAGTGAAAATGAGTTAAATGGAGAGATATTAGCAAATTCACAATTATTAGGTTATAAGTTATTAGAAAAGAAAAATAAAACTTTAAAAGAAAGATTGGAATTAAAAGGGAAAGAGAAAAAAATCAGTATATTTACAGATAGTATAAATGAAGCTCAATTTAAATTTAATAAAGAGAAAGATAAATTTATTATCTCTAATGGATTTATTTTAGGAGGATATTATACAAGTAAGTATAATGTTACAGGATTAAGCTTAAATTATTCAAATTCTGTATTATTTGATTATAAATTAGGGTTAGAAGAAAATAAAGATCCAATAAGAACGGATTTAAGTGAAGAAGAGAGAAAAATTGAGTTAGAAAAAAGAAAAGTTGAAGAGTTAAGTGGTAATGTTTATGGGAATAATGTTGGGTTAAGTATATATAACAAATTTGACTATAATAAAGGATATTTAACTAGTTTATTTAATATAGATTATCTAACTAAGAATACAGTAAGAAAAATAGAATCAAGAGATGTTAAAAATTATGAATCAAGCGATATAATTTTAAATGCAAATCTTGAAGGAGGATATAAGTTTAAATTACTAAATGATAAATTAGATGTAGAGCCATTTGTATCAACAGATCTTATAACTTATATTAAAGGAAGCTTTAATGAAAATAGAGAATTTGGATATAGTTCTGATAGTGAAACATTCTTTAAAGCAAATACAACACTTGGAGCAAGAGTGAGAGGATATATAAATGAAAAAGGAAGCATAGGAGCTAATATATCATATACAAAATACTTAACTGATACATTACTGAAATCTAAGGTAGAATTAAAAGAATATGAATTTAAAGATACTGCAAAAGGTCTAAAATTAGATGATAATGTATTTAACTATGGAATAGATGGAAGATATAATATAAATGATAAATTTGAATTAAAAGTATCTTATCAAGGACGTAATCTAAGAAGCCATGGAATAAGTTTAGGAATAAGGGCAGAGTGGTAG
- a CDS encoding coiled-coil domain-containing protein: MKKLLILSCIVSLLGYSKNIPVNIGVNLSNGYERINVSKNDLKVAGLESISEGEFNQDGLFTTLGLDIKYPINLEKLNISVGGGLDIYVENNLSSKSLEAKQIKLPKDLELLNTFFTEKEDEIEKEEEKIQTYRQAKVIATNVANSYDILNKELTRENIRNQNKLKKIKEAIATLVGKTPQEAHEEYKQKSEEAFKRADTFKDEENKLSVKIIELVGKLLIEENEEKQNELSEQIKDAEARKAEAHDGWVNALRERRENDEKAELFDKTDEKIAKLEKQIQENVKKKHEYSVEEGKYNAKKVEYRRLENSSLDRKTELINEILEKSKELYSEDMDELLTKKVKEDIKENEIYDKDIKTEEEIDNEVETKYRELISEDLKSRKDDQFLYLTEEEAKEFIAKRNEEYPLDINYDAKVRYNELINKQVNFGGSIYGLFEVNKEMLSDFSVFGNLRAGLRLNNNPLYFIANTFESEKVEVDGIAYIKPEGLSPVKLKGFVQIGAGIKYKGFTTEIYGGYNHGIAGLRIGYEF; this comes from the coding sequence ATGAAAAAATTATTAATATTAAGTTGTATAGTAAGTTTACTGGGGTATAGTAAAAATATCCCAGTAAATATAGGAGTTAATTTAAGCAATGGTTATGAAAGAATAAATGTAAGTAAAAATGATTTAAAAGTAGCTGGGCTTGAAAGTATAAGTGAAGGAGAGTTTAATCAAGATGGCTTATTCACTACATTAGGTTTGGATATTAAATATCCAATAAATTTAGAGAAGTTAAATATAAGTGTAGGTGGAGGTTTAGACATTTATGTAGAAAATAATCTGAGTTCTAAATCACTAGAAGCTAAGCAAATAAAACTACCTAAAGATTTAGAATTATTAAATACTTTTTTTACTGAAAAAGAAGATGAAATAGAAAAAGAAGAAGAAAAAATTCAAACATATAGACAAGCTAAAGTAATAGCAACAAATGTTGCAAATTCTTATGATATATTGAATAAAGAATTAACTAGAGAAAATATTAGGAATCAAAATAAATTAAAAAAAATAAAAGAAGCAATAGCGACTTTAGTTGGTAAAACTCCTCAAGAAGCTCACGAAGAATATAAACAAAAATCAGAAGAGGCTTTTAAAAGAGCAGATACTTTTAAAGATGAAGAAAATAAATTGAGTGTTAAAATCATTGAACTTGTTGGTAAACTTTTAATAGAGGAAAATGAAGAAAAACAAAATGAATTATCAGAACAGATTAAAGATGCAGAAGCTAGGAAAGCTGAGGCACATGATGGTTGGGTAAATGCTTTACGTGAAAGAAGAGAAAATGATGAAAAAGCAGAATTATTTGATAAGACAGATGAAAAAATTGCTAAATTAGAGAAGCAAATACAAGAAAATGTTAAGAAAAAGCATGAATATTCTGTTGAAGAAGGTAAATATAATGCTAAAAAAGTTGAATATAGAAGATTGGAAAATTCTTCTCTTGATAGAAAAACAGAATTAATTAATGAAATTTTAGAAAAAAGTAAAGAACTATATTCTGAGGATATGGACGAACTTTTAACTAAGAAAGTAAAAGAAGATATAAAAGAAAACGAAATATATGATAAAGATATTAAGACAGAAGAAGAAATTGATAATGAGGTTGAAACAAAATATAGAGAATTGATATCAGAAGATTTAAAAAGTAGAAAAGATGATCAGTTCTTATATCTAACAGAAGAAGAAGCAAAAGAATTTATTGCTAAAAGAAATGAGGAATATCCTTTAGATATTAATTATGATGCTAAAGTTAGATACAATGAGTTAATAAATAAACAAGTAAACTTTGGTGGAAGTATTTACGGATTATTTGAAGTAAATAAAGAAATGTTATCAGATTTTTCTGTTTTTGGTAATTTGAGGGCAGGATTAAGATTAAATAATAACCCATTATATTTTATTGCAAATACTTTTGAAAGTGAAAAAGTAGAGGTTGATGGAATTGCCTATATTAAACCTGAAGGATTATCGCCAGTTAAATTAAAAGGATTTGTTCAAATTGGTGCAGGAATTAAATATAAAGGATTTACAACAGAAATTTATGGAGGATATAACCATGGAATTGCTGGACTTAGAATAGGATATGAATTTTAA
- a CDS encoding ABC transporter ATP-binding protein, translating into MISIKNLVKKYDEKIVLDDLNLEVKSGEIFGLLGHNGAGKSTTIKSIVSIVNPEEGEIYIDELSLKEYRNDIKKKISYVTDSPNIFLKLPVMSYLQFIGNIYEVENNLLEERIDKYKKIFRMDDAMYNIIEELSYGMRQKVFLIGSLITDSDIWILDEPMTGLDPEAAFNLKEIMKERKKQGKTIIFSTHVLEVAENICDRVGILNKGKLIFIGSMDELKALDYGENLEEIYLNLSKR; encoded by the coding sequence ATGATATCAATTAAAAATTTAGTAAAAAAATATGACGAAAAAATAGTGCTTGATGATTTAAACTTAGAAGTTAAATCCGGAGAAATATTTGGTTTGTTAGGGCATAATGGTGCAGGTAAATCCACAACAATTAAGTCTATAGTGAGTATAGTAAATCCAGAAGAAGGAGAGATATATATAGATGAGTTAAGCTTAAAAGAATATAGAAATGATATTAAAAAGAAGATATCATATGTAACAGATAGTCCTAATATATTTTTAAAGTTACCTGTAATGTCCTATCTTCAATTTATTGGTAATATATATGAAGTAGAAAATAATCTGCTTGAAGAAAGAATAGATAAGTATAAGAAAATATTTAGAATGGATGATGCTATGTATAATATTATAGAAGAACTATCATATGGTATGAGACAAAAAGTATTTTTAATAGGAAGTTTAATAACAGATAGTGATATATGGATACTTGATGAACCTATGACAGGGCTTGATCCTGAAGCAGCATTTAATCTTAAAGAAATAATGAAAGAAAGAAAAAAACAAGGAAAAACAATAATATTTTCTACTCATGTTTTAGAGGTAGCAGAAAATATTTGTGATAGAGTAGGAATATTGAATAAAGGGAAATTGATATTTATTGGAAGTATGGATGAATTAAAAGCCTTAGATTATGGAGAAAATTTAGAGGAAATTTATCTAAATTTAAGTAAAAGATAG
- a CDS encoding CinA family nicotinamide mononucleotide deamidase-related protein, giving the protein MNVGLISVGTEIIIGDILNTNVHYLSQELAKFGINVYLHTSVGDNVGRLTKVIDDNFKMVDTLILTGGLGPTDDDITKEVAAKYLDIELKLSKKEWERIREYGEKYSPTSEATKNNIKQAMLPVNSIILPNIVGTAPGAIMEREGKRIIILPGPPGEMKSMYQNALKPYLKQYSDKKIISKYIRIYGIGESALEDRLDDLMKAQDEVTIALYAKSGEVLIRVTTSTKSMNEIDEIIEKIKEKCGEYIYLIGDEDISESQSELPNVVSDKLKKYKSLEIFETGTFGLLTQTLTKTKNVSKILKQSKIILNPKETVEELLENMKEEVNIVVKSDADIHDNKLTDDVRGIIGIKIKGKTQISNFHFKGVKDRVIIRVVSEVLDKLNKNLKRDIYSKFPNLKD; this is encoded by the coding sequence ATGAATGTTGGACTAATTTCAGTAGGTACAGAAATAATAATAGGAGATATATTAAATACTAATGTACACTATCTTTCACAAGAACTTGCAAAATTTGGGATTAATGTATATTTACATACATCTGTAGGAGATAATGTAGGTAGATTAACTAAGGTAATAGATGATAATTTTAAGATGGTAGATACATTAATACTAACAGGAGGATTAGGGCCTACTGATGATGATATTACTAAAGAAGTAGCAGCTAAATATTTAGATATAGAATTAAAATTATCAAAAAAAGAATGGGAAAGAATAAGAGAATATGGAGAAAAATATTCTCCTACTAGTGAAGCTACTAAAAATAACATTAAGCAAGCAATGTTACCTGTTAATTCAATAATATTACCAAATATTGTTGGAACTGCACCAGGTGCAATAATGGAAAGAGAAGGGAAAAGAATAATTATACTTCCAGGACCACCAGGTGAGATGAAATCTATGTATCAAAATGCTTTAAAACCATATCTTAAACAATACTCAGATAAGAAGATAATATCTAAATATATTAGAATATATGGAATAGGTGAATCAGCTCTTGAAGATAGACTTGATGATTTAATGAAGGCACAAGATGAAGTAACTATAGCTCTTTATGCTAAAAGTGGAGAGGTATTAATAAGGGTAACAACTTCAACTAAGAGTATGAATGAAATTGATGAAATTATAGAAAAAATTAAAGAAAAATGTGGAGAATATATCTATTTAATAGGGGATGAAGATATATCTGAAAGTCAAAGTGAACTTCCGAATGTTGTAAGTGATAAACTTAAAAAATATAAAAGTTTAGAGATATTTGAAACTGGTACTTTTGGACTTTTAACACAAACTTTAACTAAGACAAAAAATGTATCAAAAATATTAAAACAATCAAAAATAATATTAAATCCTAAAGAAACTGTAGAAGAATTATTAGAAAACATGAAAGAAGAAGTTAACATAGTAGTTAAATCAGATGCTGATATTCATGATAATAAGTTGACAGATGATGTTAGGGGGATTATAGGAATAAAAATAAAAGGAAAGACTCAAATTTCAAATTTTCACTTTAAAGGGGTAAAAGATAGAGTAATAATAAGGGTAGTATCTGAGGTGTTAGATAAATTAAATAAAAATTTAAAAAGAGATATTTATAGTAAATTTCCTAATTTAAAAGACTAA